A single window of Mangifera indica cultivar Alphonso chromosome 18, CATAS_Mindica_2.1, whole genome shotgun sequence DNA harbors:
- the LOC123201879 gene encoding pyruvate decarboxylase 1 isoform X2, protein MDTKIGSFDTCKASSNDLACPANGAVSTIQSSVSTTSVVNPSESTLGRHIARRLVQVGVTDVFSVPGDFNLTLLDHLIAEPGLNLIGCCNELNAGYAADGYARSRGVGACVVTFTVGGLSVLNAIAGAYSENLPLICIVGGPNSNDFGTNRILHHTIGLPDFSQELRCFQTVTCFQAVVNNLEDAHELIDTAISTSLKESKPVYISISCNLPAIPHPTFSREPVPFSISPRLSNQMGLEAAVEAAAEFLNKAVKPVLVGGPNLRVAKACDAFVKLADTCGYALAVMPSAKGLVPEHHPRFIGTYWGAVSTAFCAEIVESADAYLFAGPIFNDYSSVGYSLLLKKEKAIIVQPDRVIISNGPAFGCILMKDFLQALSKRLKCNTTAYDNYHRIYVPDGIPLKCEPKEALRVNILFQHIQKMISGETAVIAETGDSWFNCQKLKLPEGCGYEFQMQYGSIGWSVGATLGYAQAVPEKRVIACIGDGSFQVTAQDVSTMLRCGQKSIIFLINNGGYTIEVEIHDGPYNVIKNWNYTGLVDAIHNGEGKCWTKKVQCEEDLIEAIQEATGPKKDCLCFIEMEKFDGRT, encoded by the exons ATGGACACAAAGATTGGATCATTTGACACCTGTAAGGCTTCGTCTAACGACTTGGCTTGCCCTGCAAACGGGGCTGTTTCCACCATTCAAAGCTCTGTTTCAACAACCTCCGTAGTCAACCCGTCCGAGTCAACTCTCGGTCGCCACATCGCTCGCCGGCTAGTTCAAGTTGGTGTCACCGACGTGTTCTCTGTCCCCGGTGACTTTAACTTGACTCTTCTTGATCATTTGATAGCTGAGCCTGGGCTTAACTTGATCGGCTGCTGTAACGAACTGAATGCTGGATATGCTGCTGATGGCTACGCGCGGTCTCGTGGTGTCGGCGCGTGTGTGGTTACTTTCACAGTCGGTGGTCTTAGCGTGCTGAATGCTATTGCTGGAGcttacagtgaaaatttgccaCTGATTTGTATCGTTGGAGGGCCTAACTCAAATGATTTCGGAACCAACAGGATCCTTCATCACACTATTGGGTTGCCTGATTTTAGCCAAGAACTCAGATGCTTCCAAACTGTTACTTGCTTTCAG GCTGTGGTGAATAACTTGGAGGATGCTCATGAATTGATAGATACTGCGATATCAACGTCTTTGAAAGAAAGCAAGCCTGTTTATATCAGTATTAGTTGTAACTTGCCTGCGATTCCTCATCCTACTTTCAGCCGTGAGCCAGTTCCATTTTCAATTTCTCCCAG ATTGAGTAATCAGATGGGTTTGGAGGCTGCAGTTGAGGCAGCAGCTGAGTTCTTGAATAAGGCAGTGAAACCAGTGTTGGTTGGTGGACCTAATCTGAGAGTTGCGAAGGCATGTGATGCTTTTGTTAAGCTTGCTGATACATGTGGTTATGCCCTTGCGGTGATGCCTTCGGCGAAAGGGCTAGTGCCAGAGCATCATCCCCGTTTTATTGGAACTTACTGGGGTGCAGTGAGCACAGCCTTTTGTGCTGAAATTGTGGAATCTGCAGATGCTTATTTGTTTGCTGGACCTATATTTAATGACTATAGCTCTGTTGGATACTCTCTGCTTCTCAAGAAAGAGAAGGCAATTATCGTCCAGCCTGATCGTGTTATTATTTCAAATGGGCCTGCATTTGGGTGTATTTTGATGAAGGATTTCTTGCAAGCACTTTCAAAGCGGCTTAAGTGCAACACTACTGCTTATGACAATTACCACAGGATTTATGTTCCTGACGGGATTCCTCTGAAGTGTGAACCTAAAGAGGCATTGAGGGTGAATATTCTGTTCCAGCATATACAGAAGATGATCTCTGGTGAAACTGCTGTGATTGCTGAAACAGGGGACTCTTGGTTTAACTGCCAGAAACTTAAATTGCCTGAAGGATGCGG GTATGAGTTCCAAATGCAATATGGATCAATTGGATGGTCAGTTGGTGCAACTCTTGGGTATGCTCAGGCTGTACCCGAGAAGCGAGTAATTGCTTGCATTGGTGATGGCAGCTTCCAG GTGACTGCACAAGATGTATCAACAATGCTGCGATGCGGGCAGAAGAGTATCATCTTCCTGATTAACAATGGTGGTTATACCATTGAAGTTGAGATTCATGATGGGCCTTACAATGTGATCAAGAACTGGAACTACACTGGGCTGGTTGATGCAATCCACAATGGCGAGGGCAAGTGCTGGACAAAGAAG GTCCAATGCGAGGAGGATCTGATTGAAGCAATACAGGAGGCCACTGGACCAAAGAAGGATTGCTTGTGCTTCATTGAG ATGGAAAAATTTGACGGTAGAACATAA
- the LOC123201336 gene encoding dnaJ protein ERDJ3A-like produces MMNNRLLLSLFVFTTILISNLEAKTVDPYKVLGVEKNASQREIQKAFHKLSLQYHPDKNKNKGAQEKFAEINNAYDILSDEEKRKNYDLYGDEKGNPGFNAGHPGDHGGYTYFTSGGPGQSWFTSGPGEWENMGGQGSSRTFSFSFGGPSGGNSFGFGLDDIFSNFFGGNVKGGGKFGGFSGSSGSQSRSQNPPKSLRAINSQVFKKEITDRGMTWLLLSYTPSLKGDQYYESIIGEVASLLEGAVKVGSMNCETELSFCKELGIHSRRAPRIFVYSYKTGDKGSLVEYNGDLTAKNLKSFCQDHLPRYSKQIDLNHFGFSPNTEEKFARVLLLSTKRDTPVIWRVLSGLYHKRLIFYNVKVHDVSDPALKKLGVDALPAIVGWLSNGEKHVLKTGISVKDLKSSIHDLSTLLDVFEKKNKKAASSQDSTAQTDSVERKISLLTVSNFDAVCGEATPVCIIGAFRSSKGREKLNSILFDVSQKSFSRQQISAFGSRNSVSYALLDATKQSSFLSAFDRSGFKSFDKLLVAYKPKRGKFAAFTGEMTKEEVETFIGSVLNGDVQFVKTRQKPVIK; encoded by the exons ATGATGAATAACCGTTTACTGTTGTCTCTTTTCGTATTTACAACTATTTTGATCTCAAACCTGGAAGCCAAAACGGTTGACCCTTacaag GTTCTTGGGGTTGAGAAAAACGCGAGCCAACGTGAAATTCAGAAAGCCTTCCACAA GCTTTCTCTTCAATATCACCCAgacaagaacaaaaataaaggGGCTCAGGAGAAATTTGCTGAGATTAACAATG CATATGATATTTTATctgatgaagagaagagaaaaaattatgatttgtatGGAGATGAAAAGGGCAATCCTGGATTTAATGCTGGTCATCCTGGGGATCACGGTGGGTATACTTACTTCACAAGTGGTGGACCAGGGCAAAGTTGGTTTACTTCTGGGCCTGGTGAATGGGAGAACATGGGTGGGCAGGGAAGCTCCCGAACTTTCTCATTTTCCTTTGGTGGTCCTAGTGGAGGGAATTCATTTGGTTTTGGCTTGGATGATATTTTCTCCAACTTTTTTGGGGGCAATGTCAAAGGTGGGGGTAAATTTGGTGGTTTTAGTGGTTCTTCTGGCTCTCAATCTCGATCTCAGAATCCTCCTAAGAGCCTCAGAGCCATAAATTCACAGGTCTTCAAGAAAGAAATAACTGACCGGGGGATGACTTGGCTTTTGTTATCTTACACACCCTCTTTGAAGGGGGACCAGTATTATGAATCCATTATTGGGGAGGTTGCCAGTTTACTGGAAGGAGCTGTAAag gttGGCAGCATGAATTGTGAAACTGAATTATCTTTCTGTAAAGAACTTGGAATACATTCTCGTAGGGCTCCCCGGATATTTGTTTATTCATACAAAACTGGTGATAAGGGTTCTTTGGTGGAGTACAATGGTGATTTGACTGCaaagaatttaaaatctttttgtcAAGACCACTTGCCCAGATATTCAAAGCAGATTGACCTGAATCATTTTGGATTTTCCCCTAATACGGAGGAAAAATTTGCAAGGGTGCTACTTCTTTCCACAAAAAGAGATACACCTGTAATTTGGCGAGTTCTCAGTGGCTTGTAtcataaaagattaattttctACAATGTGAAG GTTCATGATGTTTCTGATCCAGCACTGAAGAAGTTAGGAGTTGATGCCCTTCCAGCTATAGTTGGTTGGTTGTCAAACGGAGAGAAGCATGTCCTTAAAACAGGGATTTCTGTGAAAGATCTGAAATCTTCAATTCATGATCTCAGTACTTTACTTGATGTTTTtgagaaaaagaacaaaaaagcAGCTTCGTCTCAGGATAGCACTGCACAAACTGATTCAGTGGAGAGGAAGATATCTCTGCTGACAGTATCAAATTTTGATGCTGTATGTGGGGAGGCAACTCCTGTTTGTATTATAGGTGCTTTCAGATCATCCAAAGGAAGGGAGAAACTGAATTCCATTTTATTTGAT gTTTCACAGAAATCATTTTCCAGGCAACAAATTTCGGCCTTTGGCTCAAGAAACTCTGTGTCTTATGCCCTCTTAGATGCTACAAAGCAGTCATCATTCTTAAGTGCATTTGATAGATCTGGATTCAAATCATTTGATAAGTTGTTGGTGGCCTACAAACCTAAAAGGGGGAAGTTTGCAGCATTTACTGGAGAAATGACCAAAGAAGAAGTGGAAACATTTATTGGCTCTGTTCTTAATGGGGATGTACAATTTGTGAAGACACGGCAGAAGCCTGTGATCAAGTGA
- the LOC123201879 gene encoding pyruvate decarboxylase 2 isoform X1, with product MDTKIGSFDTCKASSNDLACPANGAVSTIQSSVSTTSVVNPSESTLGRHIARRLVQVGVTDVFSVPGDFNLTLLDHLIAEPGLNLIGCCNELNAGYAADGYARSRGVGACVVTFTVGGLSVLNAIAGAYSENLPLICIVGGPNSNDFGTNRILHHTIGLPDFSQELRCFQTVTCFQAVVNNLEDAHELIDTAISTSLKESKPVYISISCNLPAIPHPTFSREPVPFSISPRLSNQMGLEAAVEAAAEFLNKAVKPVLVGGPNLRVAKACDAFVKLADTCGYALAVMPSAKGLVPEHHPRFIGTYWGAVSTAFCAEIVESADAYLFAGPIFNDYSSVGYSLLLKKEKAIIVQPDRVIISNGPAFGCILMKDFLQALSKRLKCNTTAYDNYHRIYVPDGIPLKCEPKEALRVNILFQHIQKMISGETAVIAETGDSWFNCQKLKLPEGCGYEFQMQYGSIGWSVGATLGYAQAVPEKRVIACIGDGSFQVTAQDVSTMLRCGQKSIIFLINNGGYTIEVEIHDGPYNVIKNWNYTGLVDAIHNGEGKCWTKKVQCEEDLIEAIQEATGPKKDCLCFIEVIVHKDDTSKELLEWGSRVSAANSRPPNPQ from the exons ATGGACACAAAGATTGGATCATTTGACACCTGTAAGGCTTCGTCTAACGACTTGGCTTGCCCTGCAAACGGGGCTGTTTCCACCATTCAAAGCTCTGTTTCAACAACCTCCGTAGTCAACCCGTCCGAGTCAACTCTCGGTCGCCACATCGCTCGCCGGCTAGTTCAAGTTGGTGTCACCGACGTGTTCTCTGTCCCCGGTGACTTTAACTTGACTCTTCTTGATCATTTGATAGCTGAGCCTGGGCTTAACTTGATCGGCTGCTGTAACGAACTGAATGCTGGATATGCTGCTGATGGCTACGCGCGGTCTCGTGGTGTCGGCGCGTGTGTGGTTACTTTCACAGTCGGTGGTCTTAGCGTGCTGAATGCTATTGCTGGAGcttacagtgaaaatttgccaCTGATTTGTATCGTTGGAGGGCCTAACTCAAATGATTTCGGAACCAACAGGATCCTTCATCACACTATTGGGTTGCCTGATTTTAGCCAAGAACTCAGATGCTTCCAAACTGTTACTTGCTTTCAG GCTGTGGTGAATAACTTGGAGGATGCTCATGAATTGATAGATACTGCGATATCAACGTCTTTGAAAGAAAGCAAGCCTGTTTATATCAGTATTAGTTGTAACTTGCCTGCGATTCCTCATCCTACTTTCAGCCGTGAGCCAGTTCCATTTTCAATTTCTCCCAG ATTGAGTAATCAGATGGGTTTGGAGGCTGCAGTTGAGGCAGCAGCTGAGTTCTTGAATAAGGCAGTGAAACCAGTGTTGGTTGGTGGACCTAATCTGAGAGTTGCGAAGGCATGTGATGCTTTTGTTAAGCTTGCTGATACATGTGGTTATGCCCTTGCGGTGATGCCTTCGGCGAAAGGGCTAGTGCCAGAGCATCATCCCCGTTTTATTGGAACTTACTGGGGTGCAGTGAGCACAGCCTTTTGTGCTGAAATTGTGGAATCTGCAGATGCTTATTTGTTTGCTGGACCTATATTTAATGACTATAGCTCTGTTGGATACTCTCTGCTTCTCAAGAAAGAGAAGGCAATTATCGTCCAGCCTGATCGTGTTATTATTTCAAATGGGCCTGCATTTGGGTGTATTTTGATGAAGGATTTCTTGCAAGCACTTTCAAAGCGGCTTAAGTGCAACACTACTGCTTATGACAATTACCACAGGATTTATGTTCCTGACGGGATTCCTCTGAAGTGTGAACCTAAAGAGGCATTGAGGGTGAATATTCTGTTCCAGCATATACAGAAGATGATCTCTGGTGAAACTGCTGTGATTGCTGAAACAGGGGACTCTTGGTTTAACTGCCAGAAACTTAAATTGCCTGAAGGATGCGG GTATGAGTTCCAAATGCAATATGGATCAATTGGATGGTCAGTTGGTGCAACTCTTGGGTATGCTCAGGCTGTACCCGAGAAGCGAGTAATTGCTTGCATTGGTGATGGCAGCTTCCAG GTGACTGCACAAGATGTATCAACAATGCTGCGATGCGGGCAGAAGAGTATCATCTTCCTGATTAACAATGGTGGTTATACCATTGAAGTTGAGATTCATGATGGGCCTTACAATGTGATCAAGAACTGGAACTACACTGGGCTGGTTGATGCAATCCACAATGGCGAGGGCAAGTGCTGGACAAAGAAG GTCCAATGCGAGGAGGATCTGATTGAAGCAATACAGGAGGCCACTGGACCAAAGAAGGATTGCTTGTGCTTCATTGAGGTAATTGTTCACAAAGATGATACCAGCAAAGAGCTCTTGGAATGGGGTTCCAGGGTGTCTGCTGCCAACAGCCGCCCACCAAACCCTCAGTAG